A single window of Oxyura jamaicensis isolate SHBP4307 breed ruddy duck chromosome 3, BPBGC_Ojam_1.0, whole genome shotgun sequence DNA harbors:
- the EPRS1 gene encoding bifunctional glutamate/proline--tRNA ligase isoform X2, with the protein MAALSLTVAAGSAPLGALLTVEHVKNDIKISVEEGKETILRVSENVSFTDVNSIARYLARVASSAGLYGSNLLEHTEVDHWLEFSATKLSTASQFLSAVQELNHCLSLRTYLVGNSLSLADLCVWAVLKDNNIWQEQLQQNEAPIHVKRWYGFLEVQQTFQSVGAKWVSGTPKIKMATEKKADVGKFVELPGAEMGKVIVRFPPEASGYLHIGHAKAALLNQHYQVNFKGKLIMRFDDTNPEKEKEDFEKVILEDVAMLHIKPDQFTYTSDHFETIMKYAEQLIQEGKAYVDDTPAEQMKAEREQRMESKHRNNCVNKNLQMWEEMKKGTEYGQTCCLRAKIDMNSNNGCMRDPTLYRCKNQPHPRTGSTYKVYPTYDFACPIVDSIEGVTHALRTTEYHDRDEQFYWIIEALGIRKPYIWEYSRLNLNNTVLSKRKLTWFVNEGLVDGWDDPRFPTVRGVLRRGMTVEGLKQFIAAQGSSRSVVNMEWDKIWSFNKKVIDPVAPRYTALLKDAVVPVNVPEAQEEMKEVAKHPKNADVGLKPVWYGSRVLIEGADAETLTEGEVVTFINWGNIIITKLNRNSSGKILSIDTKLNLENKDYKKTTKITWLADTPRAPLIPTVCVNYEHLITKPVLGKDEDFKQYINQNSKQEELMLGDPCLRDLKKGDIIQLQRRGFFICDQPYEPVSPYSCKEAPCILIYIPDGHTKEMPTSGSKEKTKAETAKKEASSAVKGKSAPLVGGTSTPTCTASEDHLVIYNRVSAQGDIVRDLKAKKAAKEDIDKAVKQLLALKAEYKEKTGQEYKPGSPPTSVNEQCVSSKLETSGTLDSRALYDKVADQGEVVRKLKAAKAPKDQIGAAVEILLSLKAEYKQQTGQEYKPGSPPVVFVPAQSSPVLTLPPPCPVDSKSLYSKVAEQGEVVRKLKSEKASKEQVDEAVKVLLNLKAEYKQKTGQEYKPGNPPTASPCVSSATLPSSVCCSNLGPCSLVDGKALYDNVAEQGEVVRRLKAEKASKDEIDEAVKLLLSLKADYKEKTGQDYKPGHPPAAQGALPQASNTAQSGPDTPEAKALFNKVALQGDEVRKLKAEKAEKEKIDAAVKELLQLKAQYKSLAGVDYKPVSASGADDKDKKKKEKENKSEKQSKQQKQNDGPKKEPLQGQSGSDLSSSGSGEGQGPKKQTRLGLEAKKEENLADWFSQVITKSEMIEYYDVSGCYVLRPWAYAIWESIKNFFDAEIKKLGVENCYFPMFVSQAALEKEKTHIADFAPEVAWVTRSGKTDLAEPIAVRPTSETVMYPAYAKWVQSHRDLPIKLNQWCNVVRWEFKHPQPFLRTREFLWQEGHTAFATYEEAAEEVMQILDLYAQVYEDLLAIPVVKGKKTEKEKFAGGDYTTTVEAFISASGRAIQGATSHHLGQNFSKMFEIVFEDPKKPGEKQFAYQNSWGITTRTIGVMTMIHGDNMGLVLPPRVACVQVVIIPCGITNSLSEDDKEALLKKCNEYRKRLLTVNIRVRADLRDNYSPGWKFNHWELKGVPVRVEVGPRDMKSQQFVAVRRDTGQKLTLSEHEAENKLKQILEEIHANLYNRASEDLKSHMVVANNMEDFQKELDSGKIVQIPFCGEIECEDWIKKTTARDQDLEPGAPSMGAKSLCIPFQPLRELQSGAKCVCGKNPAKFYTLFGRSY; encoded by the exons ATGGCGGCGCTCAGCCTCACCGTGGCGGCGGGCAGCGCCCCGCTCG gagCTCTGCTGACGGTGGAACATGTGAAGAATGATATCAAAATTTCAGtggaagaaggcaaagaaaCCATCCTTCGTGTATCTGA aaatgtatcGTTTACTGATGTGAATTCAATAGCTCGTTACCTGGCTAGAGTTGCTAGTTCTGCTGGCTTGTATGGCTCAAACCTTTTGGAACACACTGAG GTTGATCACTGGCTGGAGTTCAGTGCTACAAAGTTATCTACTGCCAGCCAGTTTCTTTCCGCAGTCCAAGAGCTCAACCACTGTCTGTCTCTGAGAACCTACTTGGTTGGAAACTCGCTGAGTCTTGCAGACTTGTGTGTCTGGGCTGTCCTAAAAG ATAATAACATCTGGCAAGAACAATTACAGCAAAATGAAGCTCCCATCCATGTAAAGCGATGGTATGGCTTTCTTGAGGTACAACAAACTTTTCAGTCTGTAGGAGCCAAGTGGGTTTCTGGTACACCAAAGATCAAAATG gcaacagaaaagaaagctgatgTTGGGAAGTTTGTTGAACTTCCTGGTGCAGAGATGGGAAAGGTCATTGTAAGGTTTCCTCCTGAAGCAAGCGG atacCTGCATATCGGTCACGCCAAAGCTGCCCTGCTAAATCAGCACTACCAAGTTAACTTCAAAGGAAAACTTATTATGAGGTTTGATGACACGAAtccagaaaaagagaaggaagactTCGAAAAG GTTATTCTTGAAGATGTTGCAATGCTGCATATCAAACCAGATCAATTTACATATACCTCAGATCACTTTGaaacaataatgaaatatgCTGAGCAGCTTATTCAAGAAGGGAAGGCATATGTAGATGATACTCCTGCAgaacaaatgaaagcagagcGTGAACAAAGAATGGAAtctaaacacagaaataact GTGTTAATAAGAATCTACAAATgtgggaagaaatgaaaaagggaacAGAATATGGACAAACTTGTTGTCTACGAGCAAAAATAGATATGAATAGTAACAATGGATGTATGAGAGATCCAACTCTTTATCGTTGTAAAAACCAGCCTCACCCACGTACTGGTAGTACCTACAA GGTTTATCCCACGTACGACTTTGCCTGCCCCATTGTTGACTCTATTGAAGGTGTCACACATGCACTTAGAACAACTGAATACCATGACAGAGATGAACAATTCTACTGGATCATTGAGGCATTGGGCATAAGGAAGCCATATATATGGGAGTACAGCAGGCTAAACCTCAACAACACTGTGTTATCCAAGAGAAAGCTTACATGGTTTGTCAATGAAGGGCTCGTGGATGGATG GGATGACCCAAGATTTCCCACTGTGCGTGGTGTCCTGAGAAGAGGCATGACAGTTGAAGGTCTAAAACAGTTTATTGCTGCTCAG ggcTCTTCTCGATCTGTTGTAAATATGGAGTGGGATAAAATTTGGTCCTTTAACAAAAAG gtTATAGACCCAGTAGCTCCTCGGTACACTGCTTTACTGAAAGACGCAGTGGTCCCAGTAAATGTTCCTGAAGCTCAAGAGGAGATGAAAGAAGTGGCTAAACATCCAAAG aatgCCGATGTTGGGTTGAAACCTGTGTGGTATGGCTCCAGAGTGCTGATCGAGGGTGCAGATGCAGAGACCCTGACAGAGGGAGAGGTGGTTACATTCATAAATTGGGGCAATATTATCATCACTAAATTAAACAG aAATTCAAGTGGAAAAATTCTGTCCATCGATACCAAGTTGAACTTAGAGAATAAGGACTATAAAAAAACCACAAAGATCACCTGGTTAGCAGATACTCCACGTGCACCACTCATCCCAACTGTCTGTGTTAATTATGAACATCTAATCACTAAGCCAGTTCTAGGTAAAGATGAGGATTTCAAGCAATATATCAACCAAAATAGCAAG CAAGAAGAACTGATGTTAGGTGATCCTTGCCTTagggatttaaaaaaaggggACATAATACAACTTCAGAGAAGAGGATTCTTTATTTGTGATCAACCCTATGAGCCAGTGAG TCCTTATAGTTGTAAAGAAGCCCCATGCATTTTgatttacattcctgatggaCATACTAAGGAAATGCCAACATCTGGGTCAAAAGAGAAGACCAAGGCTgaaactgcaaagaaagag gCTAGTTCAGCTGTAAAAGGAAAGTCTGCTCCACTTGTTGGTGGTACCTCTACTCCAACCTGTACTGCATCTGAAGACCATCTGGTTATTTACAACAGGGTGTCTGCACAGGGTGATATAGTTCGTGACTTGAAAGCTAAGAAGGCAGCAAAGGAAGATATTGACAAAGCTGTGAAACAGTTGCTGGCCTTGAAAGCAGAATACAAAGAGAAGACAGGCCAGGAGTACAAGCCTGGAAGTCCTCCAACGTCTGTAAATGAACAGTGTGTGTCTTCAAAGCTTGAGACCTCTGGTACCCTGGACAGCAGAGCTCTGTATGATAAAGTAGCAGACCAAGGAGAAGTTGTCCGAAAACTGAAAGCTGCAAAAGCACCTAAG GATCAGATAGGTGCTGCTGTGGAAATCCTTTTATCCCTTAAGGCAGAATATAAACAGCAGACAGGCCAGGAGTACAAACCTGGAAGCCCACCTGTGGTCTTTGTCCCTGCTCAGTCTTCTCCTGTTTTGACTCTTCCACCCCCATGTCCAGTAGACAGCAAATCTCTGTACAGCAAAGTAGCTGAACAAGGCGAAGTGGTCCGCAAACTTAAATCAGAGAAAGCTTCAAAG GAACAAGTAGATGAGGCTGTGAaagttcttttaaatttaaaagcagaatataaACAAAAGACAGGTCAAGAGTACAAGCCTGGAAATCCACCTACAGCTTCTCCTTGTGTGTCTTCTGCTACACTTCCATCTTCTGTATGCTGCAGTAACTTGGGACCCTGTAGCTTAGTGGATGGCAAAGCACTTTATGATAATGTAGCTGAACAAGGGGAAGTGGTACGCAGACTCAAAGCAGAGAAAGCTTCCAAG GATGAAATAGATGAAGCAGTAAAACTCCTTCTTTCTCTAAAAGCTGACTATAAGGAAAAGACTGGACAGGACTACAAGCCCGGACATCCACCAGCAGCTCAAGGTGCTTTGCCCCAAGCATCAAATACAGCACAGAGTGGTCCTGACACACCTGAAGCTAAAGCACTGTTTAACAAAGTAGCTCTTCAAGGAGATGAAGTTAGGaaattgaaagcagaaaaagcagaaaag GAAAAGATAGATGCAGCTGTTAAGGAACTTCTTCAGTTGAAGGCCCAGTATAAGTCTCTTGCAGGAGTTGACTATAAACCAGTTTCTGCTAGTGGTGCTGATGACAAagacaagaagaagaaagagaaagagaacaagTCAGAAAAGCAGAGTAAGCAACAGAAGCAAAACGATGGACCCAAAAAAGAGCCTTTGCAAGGACAGAGTGGTAGCGATCTCTCCTCAAGTGGATCAGGAGAAGGTCAAGGCCCTAAGAAACAAACCAG GCTGGGTCTAGAAgctaagaaagaagaaaatcttgcGGACTGGTTCTCTCAG GTGATCACAAAATCAGAGATGATAGAATACTATGATGTGAGTGGCTGCTACGTTCTTCGTCCTTGGGCTTATGCTATTTGGGAATCTATCAAGAACTTCTTTGATGCAGAGATCAAGAAACTTGGCGTGGAGAACTGTTACTTCCCCATGTTTGTATCCCAGGCTGCACTAGAGAAAGAGAAGACTCATATTGCTGATTTTGCCCCTGAG gttGCGTGGGTCACAAGATCTGGGAAAACAGATCTGGCTGAACCAATTGCTGTACGTCCCACAAGTGAAACAG tTATGTATCCTGCATATGCAAAGTGGGTGCAGTCACACAGAGATCTTCCAATCAAGCTTAATCAGTGGTGCAATGTTGTG CGTTGGGAATTCAAACATCCCCAGCCTTTCCTTCGCACTCGTGAGTTCCTTTGGCAAGAGGGTCACACAGCATTTGCAACATAcgaagaagcagcagaagag GTGATGCAGATACTTGATCTGTATGCTCAAGTGTATGAAGATCTCCTAGCAATACCTGttgtgaaaggaaagaagacagaaaaggagaaatttgCTGGGGGTGATTATACGACAACTGTAGAAGCATTTATATCTGCCAGTGGAAGAGCTATCCAG GGAGCAACGTCACATCACCTAGGACAGAACTTCTCAAAGATGTTTGAAATTGTATTTGAAGATCCCAAGAAAccaggagaaaaacagtttgCATATCAGAATTCCTGGGGCATTACAACTCGAACTATTGGTGTAATGACAATGATTCATGGAGATAACATGGGATTGGTGCTCCCGCCTCGAGTAGCTTGTGTTCAG GTTGTAATTATTCCCTGTGGTATCACAAATTCCCTTTCTGAAGATGACAAAGAGGCTTTATTGaagaaatgtaatgaatatCGTAAAAGGCTGCTTACTGTTAATATCCGTGTACGTGCTGATCTAAGAGACAACTATTCACCTGGTTGGAAGTTTAATCATTGGGAACTtaag ggTGTTCCAGTCAGGGTTGAAGTGGGACCACGAGACATGAAAAGCCAACAGTTTGTAGCTGTCAGAAGAGACACAGGACAGAAGCTGACTCTTTCAGAACATGaggcagaaaataaactgaagcaGATTTTGGAGGAGATTCATGCTAACCTATATAACAG
- the EPRS1 gene encoding bifunctional glutamate/proline--tRNA ligase isoform X4 → MAALSLTVAAGSAPLGALLTVEHVKNDIKISVEEGKETILRVSENVSFTDVNSIARYLARVASSAGLYGSNLLEHTEVDHWLEFSATKLSTASQFLSAVQELNHCLSLRTYLVGNSLSLADLCVWAVLKDNNIWQEQLQQNEAPIHVKRWYGFLEVQQTFQSVGAKWVSGTPKIKMATEKKADVGKFVELPGAEMGKVIVRFPPEASGYLHIGHAKAALLNQHYQVNFKGKLIMRFDDTNPEKEKEDFEKVILEDVAMLHIKPDQFTYTSDHFETIMKYAEQLIQEGKAYVDDTPAEQMKAEREQRMESKHRNNCVNKNLQMWEEMKKGTEYGQTCCLRAKIDMNSNNGCMRDPTLYRCKNQPHPRTGSTYKVYPTYDFACPIVDSIEGVTHALRTTEYHDRDEQFYWIIEALGIRKPYIWEYSRLNLNNTVLSKRKLTWFVNEGLVDGWDDPRFPTVRGVLRRGMTVEGLKQFIAAQGSSRSVVNMEWDKIWSFNKKVIDPVAPRYTALLKDAVVPVNVPEAQEEMKEVAKHPKNADVGLKPVWYGSRVLIEGADAETLTEGEVVTFINWGNIIITKLNRNSSGKILSIDTKLNLENKDYKKTTKITWLADTPRAPLIPTVCVNYEHLITKPVLGKDEDFKQYINQNSKQEELMLGDPCLRDLKKGDIIQLQRRGFFICDQPYEPVSPYSCKEAPCILIYIPDGHTKEMPTSGSKEKTKAETAKKEASSAVKGKSAPLVGGTSTPTCTASEDHLVIYNRVSAQGDIVRDLKAKKAAKEDIDKAVKQLLALKAEYKEKTGQEYKPGSPPTSVNEQCVSSKLETSGTLDSRALYDKVADQGEVVRKLKAAKAPKEQVDEAVKVLLNLKAEYKQKTGQEYKPGNPPTASPCVSSATLPSSVCCSNLGPCSLVDGKALYDNVAEQGEVVRRLKAEKASKDEIDEAVKLLLSLKADYKEKTGQDYKPGHPPAAQGALPQASNTAQSGPDTPEAKALFNKVALQGDEVRKLKAEKAEKEKIDAAVKELLQLKAQYKSLAGVDYKPVSASGADDKDKKKKEKENKSEKQSKQQKQNDGPKKEPLQGQSGSDLSSSGSGEGQGPKKQTRLGLEAKKEENLADWFSQVITKSEMIEYYDVSGCYVLRPWAYAIWESIKNFFDAEIKKLGVENCYFPMFVSQAALEKEKTHIADFAPEVAWVTRSGKTDLAEPIAVRPTSETVMYPAYAKWVQSHRDLPIKLNQWCNVVRWEFKHPQPFLRTREFLWQEGHTAFATYEEAAEEVMQILDLYAQVYEDLLAIPVVKGKKTEKEKFAGGDYTTTVEAFISASGRAIQGATSHHLGQNFSKMFEIVFEDPKKPGEKQFAYQNSWGITTRTIGVMTMIHGDNMGLVLPPRVACVQVVIIPCGITNSLSEDDKEALLKKCNEYRKRLLTVNIRVRADLRDNYSPGWKFNHWELKGVPVRVEVGPRDMKSQQFVAVRRDTGQKLTLSEHEAENKLKQILEEIHANLYNRASEDLKSHMVVANNMEDFQKELDSGKIVQIPFCGEIECEDWIKKTTARDQDLEPGAPSMGAKSLCIPFQPLRELQSGAKCVCGKNPAKFYTLFGRSY, encoded by the exons ATGGCGGCGCTCAGCCTCACCGTGGCGGCGGGCAGCGCCCCGCTCG gagCTCTGCTGACGGTGGAACATGTGAAGAATGATATCAAAATTTCAGtggaagaaggcaaagaaaCCATCCTTCGTGTATCTGA aaatgtatcGTTTACTGATGTGAATTCAATAGCTCGTTACCTGGCTAGAGTTGCTAGTTCTGCTGGCTTGTATGGCTCAAACCTTTTGGAACACACTGAG GTTGATCACTGGCTGGAGTTCAGTGCTACAAAGTTATCTACTGCCAGCCAGTTTCTTTCCGCAGTCCAAGAGCTCAACCACTGTCTGTCTCTGAGAACCTACTTGGTTGGAAACTCGCTGAGTCTTGCAGACTTGTGTGTCTGGGCTGTCCTAAAAG ATAATAACATCTGGCAAGAACAATTACAGCAAAATGAAGCTCCCATCCATGTAAAGCGATGGTATGGCTTTCTTGAGGTACAACAAACTTTTCAGTCTGTAGGAGCCAAGTGGGTTTCTGGTACACCAAAGATCAAAATG gcaacagaaaagaaagctgatgTTGGGAAGTTTGTTGAACTTCCTGGTGCAGAGATGGGAAAGGTCATTGTAAGGTTTCCTCCTGAAGCAAGCGG atacCTGCATATCGGTCACGCCAAAGCTGCCCTGCTAAATCAGCACTACCAAGTTAACTTCAAAGGAAAACTTATTATGAGGTTTGATGACACGAAtccagaaaaagagaaggaagactTCGAAAAG GTTATTCTTGAAGATGTTGCAATGCTGCATATCAAACCAGATCAATTTACATATACCTCAGATCACTTTGaaacaataatgaaatatgCTGAGCAGCTTATTCAAGAAGGGAAGGCATATGTAGATGATACTCCTGCAgaacaaatgaaagcagagcGTGAACAAAGAATGGAAtctaaacacagaaataact GTGTTAATAAGAATCTACAAATgtgggaagaaatgaaaaagggaacAGAATATGGACAAACTTGTTGTCTACGAGCAAAAATAGATATGAATAGTAACAATGGATGTATGAGAGATCCAACTCTTTATCGTTGTAAAAACCAGCCTCACCCACGTACTGGTAGTACCTACAA GGTTTATCCCACGTACGACTTTGCCTGCCCCATTGTTGACTCTATTGAAGGTGTCACACATGCACTTAGAACAACTGAATACCATGACAGAGATGAACAATTCTACTGGATCATTGAGGCATTGGGCATAAGGAAGCCATATATATGGGAGTACAGCAGGCTAAACCTCAACAACACTGTGTTATCCAAGAGAAAGCTTACATGGTTTGTCAATGAAGGGCTCGTGGATGGATG GGATGACCCAAGATTTCCCACTGTGCGTGGTGTCCTGAGAAGAGGCATGACAGTTGAAGGTCTAAAACAGTTTATTGCTGCTCAG ggcTCTTCTCGATCTGTTGTAAATATGGAGTGGGATAAAATTTGGTCCTTTAACAAAAAG gtTATAGACCCAGTAGCTCCTCGGTACACTGCTTTACTGAAAGACGCAGTGGTCCCAGTAAATGTTCCTGAAGCTCAAGAGGAGATGAAAGAAGTGGCTAAACATCCAAAG aatgCCGATGTTGGGTTGAAACCTGTGTGGTATGGCTCCAGAGTGCTGATCGAGGGTGCAGATGCAGAGACCCTGACAGAGGGAGAGGTGGTTACATTCATAAATTGGGGCAATATTATCATCACTAAATTAAACAG aAATTCAAGTGGAAAAATTCTGTCCATCGATACCAAGTTGAACTTAGAGAATAAGGACTATAAAAAAACCACAAAGATCACCTGGTTAGCAGATACTCCACGTGCACCACTCATCCCAACTGTCTGTGTTAATTATGAACATCTAATCACTAAGCCAGTTCTAGGTAAAGATGAGGATTTCAAGCAATATATCAACCAAAATAGCAAG CAAGAAGAACTGATGTTAGGTGATCCTTGCCTTagggatttaaaaaaaggggACATAATACAACTTCAGAGAAGAGGATTCTTTATTTGTGATCAACCCTATGAGCCAGTGAG TCCTTATAGTTGTAAAGAAGCCCCATGCATTTTgatttacattcctgatggaCATACTAAGGAAATGCCAACATCTGGGTCAAAAGAGAAGACCAAGGCTgaaactgcaaagaaagag gCTAGTTCAGCTGTAAAAGGAAAGTCTGCTCCACTTGTTGGTGGTACCTCTACTCCAACCTGTACTGCATCTGAAGACCATCTGGTTATTTACAACAGGGTGTCTGCACAGGGTGATATAGTTCGTGACTTGAAAGCTAAGAAGGCAGCAAAGGAAGATATTGACAAAGCTGTGAAACAGTTGCTGGCCTTGAAAGCAGAATACAAAGAGAAGACAGGCCAGGAGTACAAGCCTGGAAGTCCTCCAACGTCTGTAAATGAACAGTGTGTGTCTTCAAAGCTTGAGACCTCTGGTACCCTGGACAGCAGAGCTCTGTATGATAAAGTAGCAGACCAAGGAGAAGTTGTCCGAAAACTGAAAGCTGCAAAAGCACCTAAG GAACAAGTAGATGAGGCTGTGAaagttcttttaaatttaaaagcagaatataaACAAAAGACAGGTCAAGAGTACAAGCCTGGAAATCCACCTACAGCTTCTCCTTGTGTGTCTTCTGCTACACTTCCATCTTCTGTATGCTGCAGTAACTTGGGACCCTGTAGCTTAGTGGATGGCAAAGCACTTTATGATAATGTAGCTGAACAAGGGGAAGTGGTACGCAGACTCAAAGCAGAGAAAGCTTCCAAG GATGAAATAGATGAAGCAGTAAAACTCCTTCTTTCTCTAAAAGCTGACTATAAGGAAAAGACTGGACAGGACTACAAGCCCGGACATCCACCAGCAGCTCAAGGTGCTTTGCCCCAAGCATCAAATACAGCACAGAGTGGTCCTGACACACCTGAAGCTAAAGCACTGTTTAACAAAGTAGCTCTTCAAGGAGATGAAGTTAGGaaattgaaagcagaaaaagcagaaaag GAAAAGATAGATGCAGCTGTTAAGGAACTTCTTCAGTTGAAGGCCCAGTATAAGTCTCTTGCAGGAGTTGACTATAAACCAGTTTCTGCTAGTGGTGCTGATGACAAagacaagaagaagaaagagaaagagaacaagTCAGAAAAGCAGAGTAAGCAACAGAAGCAAAACGATGGACCCAAAAAAGAGCCTTTGCAAGGACAGAGTGGTAGCGATCTCTCCTCAAGTGGATCAGGAGAAGGTCAAGGCCCTAAGAAACAAACCAG GCTGGGTCTAGAAgctaagaaagaagaaaatcttgcGGACTGGTTCTCTCAG GTGATCACAAAATCAGAGATGATAGAATACTATGATGTGAGTGGCTGCTACGTTCTTCGTCCTTGGGCTTATGCTATTTGGGAATCTATCAAGAACTTCTTTGATGCAGAGATCAAGAAACTTGGCGTGGAGAACTGTTACTTCCCCATGTTTGTATCCCAGGCTGCACTAGAGAAAGAGAAGACTCATATTGCTGATTTTGCCCCTGAG gttGCGTGGGTCACAAGATCTGGGAAAACAGATCTGGCTGAACCAATTGCTGTACGTCCCACAAGTGAAACAG tTATGTATCCTGCATATGCAAAGTGGGTGCAGTCACACAGAGATCTTCCAATCAAGCTTAATCAGTGGTGCAATGTTGTG CGTTGGGAATTCAAACATCCCCAGCCTTTCCTTCGCACTCGTGAGTTCCTTTGGCAAGAGGGTCACACAGCATTTGCAACATAcgaagaagcagcagaagag GTGATGCAGATACTTGATCTGTATGCTCAAGTGTATGAAGATCTCCTAGCAATACCTGttgtgaaaggaaagaagacagaaaaggagaaatttgCTGGGGGTGATTATACGACAACTGTAGAAGCATTTATATCTGCCAGTGGAAGAGCTATCCAG GGAGCAACGTCACATCACCTAGGACAGAACTTCTCAAAGATGTTTGAAATTGTATTTGAAGATCCCAAGAAAccaggagaaaaacagtttgCATATCAGAATTCCTGGGGCATTACAACTCGAACTATTGGTGTAATGACAATGATTCATGGAGATAACATGGGATTGGTGCTCCCGCCTCGAGTAGCTTGTGTTCAG GTTGTAATTATTCCCTGTGGTATCACAAATTCCCTTTCTGAAGATGACAAAGAGGCTTTATTGaagaaatgtaatgaatatCGTAAAAGGCTGCTTACTGTTAATATCCGTGTACGTGCTGATCTAAGAGACAACTATTCACCTGGTTGGAAGTTTAATCATTGGGAACTtaag ggTGTTCCAGTCAGGGTTGAAGTGGGACCACGAGACATGAAAAGCCAACAGTTTGTAGCTGTCAGAAGAGACACAGGACAGAAGCTGACTCTTTCAGAACATGaggcagaaaataaactgaagcaGATTTTGGAGGAGATTCATGCTAACCTATATAACAG